Proteins encoded within one genomic window of Methanobacteriales archaeon HGW-Methanobacteriales-1:
- a CDS encoding carbon-nitrogen hydrolase, translated as MNSKIKLALCQMKVVDHKEHNIKNALEMIKESSINSADLVILPEMFNCPYENSKFEEYSETFDESPTLETISSAASEFKIHIIAGSIPEKTEEGIYNTCFIFNNHGKIIGFHRKMHLFDIDIPGRIAFKESDILKPGQQITVVETNFGKIGIGICYDIRFPELSRIMALQGANILVFPGAFNLTTGPAHWETLIRTRAIDNQVFIAAASPASNKSSSYVAYGHSMVCNPWGKIISKGNFEESIIYAELDQNMVNNIREELPLLKNRRTDIYHLNWNK; from the coding sequence ATGAATAGTAAAATAAAATTAGCTCTTTGCCAGATGAAAGTAGTTGACCATAAAGAGCATAATATAAAAAATGCCTTGGAAATGATTAAAGAGAGTTCCATTAATAGTGCAGATCTTGTTATTCTTCCTGAGATGTTTAATTGTCCTTATGAAAATTCCAAATTTGAAGAATATTCAGAAACATTTGATGAAAGTCCCACTCTGGAAACCATATCCTCTGCAGCATCTGAATTCAAAATACATATTATAGCTGGATCTATTCCCGAAAAAACAGAAGAAGGAATTTATAATACGTGTTTTATTTTCAATAATCACGGTAAAATAATTGGTTTTCACCGGAAAATGCACTTATTTGATATAGACATCCCAGGCAGAATTGCTTTTAAAGAATCTGATATTTTAAAGCCCGGCCAGCAAATTACCGTTGTGGAAACAAACTTTGGAAAAATTGGAATTGGTATTTGCTATGATATTCGGTTTCCAGAGTTATCTCGAATTATGGCTCTCCAAGGAGCTAATATTCTAGTATTCCCTGGTGCATTTAATCTTACTACTGGGCCTGCCCACTGGGAAACATTAATTAGAACTCGGGCCATAGATAATCAAGTTTTTATTGCAGCTGCATCTCCAGCAAGTAATAAGAGTTCCAGTTATGTGGCTTATGGTCATTCCATGGTTTGCAATCCCTGGGGAAAGATTATAAGTAAAGGAAATTTTGAAGAGAGCATTATTTATGCAGAATTGGATCAAAATATGGTAAATAATATTCGTGAAGAACTTCCACTTTTAAAAAATCGTAGAACCGACATTTACCATTTAAACTGGAATAAATGA
- a CDS encoding endonuclease NucS yields the protein MKFISSENPSASETFKLIDDGLRKRALVMIFACCKANYEGRARSRLGSGERVIMLKPDGAFLIHQDRKLDPVNWQPPKSRSKVKMKDGSVYLESIRRAPEERLEVEIKKAHLVTYYLAEDSQDLEVAGHEKDMGKMIWKYPEIIEKGFRPTDKEYQTSKGFIDILGKDKDGSLMILELKSRKAGISAVKQLKRYLKDFEDDKGNIRGILVAPSVTDDAMELLEEEGLEFKSVEPPRELNIDKKVTLDFF from the coding sequence ATGAAATTCATATCATCTGAAAATCCATCTGCTTCAGAAACTTTCAAATTAATCGATGATGGACTGCGAAAAAGAGCACTGGTAATGATTTTTGCTTGTTGTAAAGCAAACTATGAAGGAAGGGCTAGAAGTCGTCTGGGATCTGGAGAACGAGTTATTATGTTAAAACCAGATGGTGCTTTTCTAATTCATCAAGATCGCAAACTTGACCCTGTAAACTGGCAGCCCCCTAAATCACGGTCAAAAGTGAAAATGAAAGATGGGTCGGTATATCTGGAAAGCATAAGAAGAGCCCCTGAAGAGCGACTGGAAGTGGAAATTAAAAAGGCCCATTTAGTAACTTACTACTTAGCCGAAGACTCGCAAGATCTGGAAGTGGCCGGTCATGAAAAAGACATGGGAAAAATGATATGGAAATACCCAGAAATAATTGAAAAAGGTTTCAGACCAACTGATAAAGAATATCAAACTTCAAAAGGGTTTATAGATATTCTAGGGAAGGATAAAGATGGTTCTTTGATGATATTAGAATTAAAAAGTAGAAAAGCTGGGATAAGCGCCGTTAAACAACTTAAAAGATACTTAAAAGATTTTGAAGATGATAAAGGGAACATTAGAGGAATATTGGTGGCGCCTTCAGTTACTGATGATGCTATGGAACTTTTGGAAGAAGAAGGCCTTGAATTTAAATCGGTAGAGCCTCCCAGAGAATTAAATATTGATAAAAAAGTCACTTTAGATTTCTTCTAG
- a CDS encoding PBS lyase, whose translation MADSKIEINDLIKQLQDEDPELRKQAADSLAEISNDESNNEIIEPLITALKDENPQVRFKSAQALGNIGESAVEPLINMINEEEGEIRRYATFALKKIGSSSAVEYFINALQDEDWGVRKVAARSLGELGDKKALEALIKSLDDEDWGVKLSVIRSLGDLGDDGAIDPIKKARRKEKDKDFKKAANKALKKIQSS comes from the coding sequence ATGGCAGATTCTAAAATTGAAATTAACGATCTTATAAAACAACTACAGGATGAAGACCCGGAACTAAGAAAACAGGCCGCTGACAGTCTGGCTGAAATATCCAATGATGAATCTAATAATGAAATTATTGAACCATTAATTACAGCACTTAAGGATGAAAATCCTCAGGTAAGATTTAAATCAGCACAGGCCCTTGGAAATATAGGTGAATCTGCAGTAGAGCCTTTAATAAATATGATTAATGAAGAGGAGGGTGAAATCCGAAGATATGCCACATTTGCACTAAAGAAAATTGGGAGCTCCTCTGCAGTGGAATATTTTATCAATGCTCTTCAAGATGAGGATTGGGGAGTTAGAAAAGTTGCTGCAAGATCTTTAGGTGAATTGGGAGATAAAAAAGCTTTGGAAGCACTGATTAAATCTTTGGATGATGAAGATTGGGGTGTAAAATTATCAGTGATTCGTTCTTTAGGAGATTTAGGTGATGATGGAGCTATTGATCCTATTAAAAAAGCCCGTAGAAAAGAAAAGGATAAGGACTTTAAAAAAGCGGCCAATAAAGCTTTAAAGAAAATACAGAGTTCTTAA